The stretch of DNA GTTTGTTGATCAACCCAACATTGTAGCAGTCAGCACCACTAATTGGCTTGGCCAACAATAAAGCTTCTGAAGCTTTGGACCATCCTAACCTGGCAAACAAGGTGGCAGAGGCAGCACCTTCAGCAACCAAACCCAAGTTGGCAAATGGTGCCAATAAATAGAATTTGCTCAAATCGTGGACGTAAACCAAATCGaccaacatcaacaacccAGTACTCAACCCAATGGAAGGACCGTTGACTGCAGCAACCAAAATCTTCTTGTGGTCATTGAACAAGTTGGTCAACCAAACGTTTCTAGCAACAAATTTTCCCAACCAATATTCGTGAGTAAATAACAATTGGGGGTCAACATCCATCAATCCGTTGTCGGCAAAGTTGGCACCAGCAGAGAAAAATCTACCTGTAGATTGAATCAAAGTCATGACTGtgccttcttcttcgttgGCCCTTTCCATGAATTTACCCAACTTTAAATATTGTTCACCATTTAAGGCATTTAATTTGGAAGGAATATTGAAGGTGATGATAGCAGTTCTATCTCTGACTTCGTACAAGACATCGGCTTCTTCGTCGGACATTGTGTATAATAGTTTTGATACTTTAGgtgaatttgataaagaaaaatagaGATAAGACATGgagtttatatatattttttttttcattgtcTGAGGGGACGTTATGTTGAAATTCTTCTGTGGGGTTTATTTCTTAATTAGTGGTAGTTTCACCGCGGCAAGTCATTGTTGCggataattttttttggcatATGAAAAATATCCACAAACGCTCCACAAAATATATCACAATCAAATTAAGGAATCAACCACATTTTATATTATACTTACTTTACATAACCCAAAATACCGGAGATAATACTCGAGGGGGCACGGAGATTTCTCATTTTCCTACTTGGTTAGATAACCATTCCAACCCCTCATATAGACCATCTCCAGTAGTGGCACAAGTGGCCTGGATGAACCATGGCCTATTCCTGATAGAATGCAACCCCATCTTTTCAGTGATTTCCGCGGCATTCATGGCATTTGGCAAATCCTGTTTGTTTGCCAAAACAAGCAACACTGCGTCTTTCAACTCATCCTCATTCAACATCAGCTGTAATTCTTCTCTGGCCTCGTTGATTCTGTCCCGGTCATttgaatcaacaacaaaaatgatTCCTTGTGTGTTTTGAAAGTAGTAGCGCCATAGTGGTCGGATTTTATCTTGTCCGCCAACATCCCACACTGTAAATGATATATTCTTGTATTCGACGGTTTCAACATTAAACCCAATTGTAGGGATTGTGGTGACGATTTCTCCTAGCTTGAGCTTGTACAAGATGGTGGTTTTACCAGCAGCATCCAAACCAACCATCAATATTCTCATTTCACGTCTCCCCAAGAGACTGgcaaataattttgaaattgttaatcCCATGTAGATAACTATACTTGATTAGAGCTGTTAGACAAAAAATCAGTTGATTTTGTGTGAACCGAAAGATTATGTGCCATGacctaaaaaaaagtgtGAACAGTTTGGAATGGTACACGACCAGAAGTACgacaactttttttttgttgaacaaACCGAGAAGTTGATAGgctgtttttttttttctttaagtCAAGCAAGtgtaaacaacaacaagccTGTTAGGTAATCCAATCATGTCTATTACAGTTACATTTCCGAAATCCCCATCTACGAAAAAACGTGCACCGGCATTTGGAATTGAGTTGGAGTTTAGTCAACAAGGCAGTAGCGATGGTGCTATAGAGAAAGCGGCATTGGCAGTTCCTGTGTTTAGCGTTGACAACCAAGACTTTGTATTGATAAGAGACCTTGCCAAGTACTGGGGCTACCCTTCATCgtatcaattgattgtcAAGTTGGTCAAATGTGCTAACATTGAAAAGTCGCAAATCTTAAAGACCGATAAGGATTTGAATAAAGAGTTGTTTGAGttggatttgattgaagaaGCAGATACAAAGATTGatcttttttatatttcGTTACCCTTGGTCTATTCAAGAATAGAAAATAAGAAGGTTTTTTATGTTCTGCGTGAACCAGAACAGCCAAAGGTGTCGAAAGCCCCAACACAAGAGAAACCAGCAAGTGTGGTTGCTgctgaagaagatgacgaTAATctagatgatgatgaggagGACGAAGTGGATGAAGACATggatgaagataatgataatagtGGGGAATTGTCTAAAGGATACAAGCACATGCACAAGGACCATCCAAAGTATATAAATGACGATAGGGTTACTATTGGACAAGTGTTTCATCAATACGGACTTGACCCTTCGACACCATTAACCCATTCACTTTTCAATAGTATCAACTCAATGTCGAAGCTAAACTATTACAAGAATTTTGGAGTTTCAGGTTACCGATTTCTTCCCAACAGCAAGTTATCTTATGCAGAACGAGAATTGGTGTTGAATGCCAACAACTACAATGATATGCACATTAACGAAAAGACAGAATCCAAGCCGAAAAAGAGTTTCCGTAAACCCATTGGAAAGTCAAAGAAACATAACTTGCAGATTGATCCGAACTCCATAGATTTAAGCGAGTCAGTGATTCCGGGACAAGGGTTTATACCTGACTTTAGTATCCACCATCTTTGCAAAGTCCCTAATTATTATGTGACATCAAACCACCAAAGTCTCCCGCTGTCGTTCAACACAAAGAATCTTAATGCAACTTCGAACTCTTCGTATTTGTTTAATGATAATGTCAAGATAAAGTCAAAAAGTATTCAGAAGTTGGTGTTCAACAGCGATACCGATAATTACCATCACACAAAGTATTTCTACACCAAAACCTACCGTGGTCCAGGGTCGGGGAATTACAAGGATGGTGCATTGATgaacaaaatcaacaagatACATCTTTCCAGTAATAAAAAGCCGCGCCACAAGAGAAAGGTGTCGAACAATAACAGGTACAACAAGAGTTTAAAGGGGTTAGTCCACGAAAAGTTTGACAAGAACTTTGTTGAGTACTTGCTTTCTGAGCAACGCAAGTATACCGAGGACTATTCCaatcttgaaattttaCACAATAGCTTACAGTTTAATGTTCTTTTGAATACGTATCGTGGTGTTGCCCAAGAGACATGGAATAACTACTACAagtttaaattgattgatttcgAACAATTGAAGGCTTTGCAAATGGAGGCAAATGAGCTTGAGGAGAGAAAATTGGATGCTGCTAGACACCAACAGTGGGCGGAAGAAGAGAAGCTTCGCCAAGAAAGATTGCGTTTAGTATTTGAAGATGAACGGAACGAGTTTGAGCAATTGCAAAGCGAGTTTGGTCAGAGAAAGAAGGATTTGGAAGAGAAATTGCGTCGTCGTCAGCTAGAGGCATCTTTGAGTGATAGTTTTGAAGCTGATAGCGAAAATGACGATGAATCTGAGCTCGCCCAAATTCAACAAGACTTTGAATCAAGCGCCAACGCACTCAAGACAAAGTTTGAAGCGAAAAGAAAGGACCTCATAAACCCAGCACCACCTCCACAACCAATTGAGACACCACAGTTGGATCTTAACAACAAGTTTAGCTTACCAACAGTGTATCCAGAGATTATTCGAAACTTGCCATTAGAGTTGCGAGGGATTGTCCAAGAAAGCAAGGAGGAGCTTCCGCCTATCAAAAAGCCCATACACTATGTAACTACATACCCTGAACGTCCAAATCCAGAGTATCTTACACGAATCGAGATTATCAAATTGCCAAATGCCAATTCGGTTGGATGGGATaactttaaaaaatataaagataGTGATGTATAGTAATAGATGTGCGCAAAGATCATTTAAAATGTCgtgttaaaaaaaaaatgcttATGTAAGCTCGTAACacatttgatgatttgttttttttttttttgtccaGAAGTTCGTAGTTTCTTCTTGTCTGTATTATATAAAGACGGCCATGGTTGTGGTTTTTTACTCTGGATGGGTTGAATCACCATCAAACTGAAAATGACTCAAGTTATAGAAGACACTTATCCTTATTTGCCTGTTTATGAAGCTGTCGCAAAAGAATCTGACAATGACGACTGCCAGCCTTACTTTGATTTTATCACAACCCTAAAAGAAGCAAAGCAAACTGATTATCAAAGCTACAAGTATAGAATTGACACTGATTTTCCCAAAATAGACAAACTAGTTTTGCGGAGACCAACGTGTATGCCAACTATTCCCGAAGCTGTTGCTCATttaaagttgttgaaagCGTTTGGTGTATTGAAGGAAAATGTATTAGGGTGTGGAAATGATCCTGAAAAGTACCAAATTAAAAAGTGGAAGGTGTTTATTACATGTGCCGTGAGGcggtttattatttttgtatCTGCCTTGAGGGACTGTTATAGTGATGGATCTTCGTCCAGAGAACTTCCATTCTATGAACTACAAAAAGATGCAAGCTTCAATGAAACAATGGATCTGTTTTTGCCTCCGCTAGATGTGGTTATGGTATGGCATGCctttttattaaatccaAAGACGTTCTATGACGTGTTTACAAGAGAGGAGTTTATTGTATTTGCAAAGTACCCATTTCCGTTGGATAGACTTGAATCGTGTATTGACAATGAATCTTTTGAGTATAACGTATCGGATGAGTACAAGACCAATTATactaatttattgaaaacattCACAGACAAAGCAAACGATTTAAAGTATGATGTGGGGACTTTTTCTATGCACGAAGAGTTGGTTGTTGTCTATTGTCCACAGTGTGAGGTGTCATTATCAAAGCCTATTCCAATGACAACAGATCGGGAAACTGGGTTTGCCGATTGCCAATTCAAAGCAAAACCTCAAAGCAAGAATAGAAACATTGTTTTGCATAATTGCTATTGtgaagatattgaagaGCTAACTCATGACGAACTACGCAAACTTCAATTGTACCACGATCTTCACAACTCAAGGCCCCTCCCAAATACTTATAAATACTTTTCACCAGTCCTTTGCAATCCAAAACAATCAAGAGATCCTGGCGTAGCTAGTAACAAGGTTAAACAGGCTGTTATGAAACGTTGGAGCTCTTCCAAACCTGTTTATGCGATCACAAAAGATGTCGATGGAGGGTTGGGTGATTATGCACAGTCGAATCTTATCTGTTATACAGTGCCCCGTGGTATGGTGATTGGTGAGGATCTAGTTGGCTGTGTATTGCGACAGGAAATATTTACCATGAAAATGAACAGCATGGATTGGTTGCACTCACCTATTGTGCTACAGAGCGTATCTGAGTCGTTGATCAGATATAGACGGTTTTTCCTGATGATGACTGATAATAATCTAACACATATGGTAGTTCCCACATTGGATATTGACTTGATGTGGCATACCCATCAGCTATGGATGTATGGATATTTCAAAGACTGTTTGTCTTCATCGTGCCATGCCGTCATCGACCATGACGATAAAGTCGAGGCAGGAGAATTAGATGATGGTTTTCTGTTTGCTTCCAAGGAATATAAGAAAAGGTATAATGAAGACTATTCAATCTGCTATTGCCGTTATTGCTCGAGCCACAGACCAGAAGTGAAGCTTCTGTTTTGGAAGTCGTCTTTGAAATCACGAAAGAAATTGGAAAGAGAAAAGTTTTCATTAGTTACTCATCCGTTGTTCAGTTTAAATGAAGGGTTGTGTCATATAAGCACACATAACTCAATAGTTTTGCCCCATGATGCTGCTATAAGTAGAAGATTGGAAAGTGATCTACCATGGACCAAAAAACATTTCCATTTACAAGACCCAGCAAATTATGTTGTTGCACCACTGGTACCAGCAGGGGCCTTAATCTTTTGTAAAATTCCGATGTAGTGTAGTGGCTATCACGGTTCGCtttcatttctttcttaGGAACAGAGCGCCGAGCAAACCGGGGTTCGATTCCCCGCATTggagtttattttttgccaatttttttttgttttgatagCTAACAAGTTGTATAGTTGTTTAATTGAAGACTTTATGCTTTGATTTGTCTCTTTGAAACCAGCTTGGATAGTGGTTAGagaaattttctttttttttggcgAATAAAATTCTTACGTTGGACAAAATGTAAACAAACAAAGTGGCGATGTTGTTTTTTCATCCACTACAGCAAACTTTCATatgattttcaaataagGTTGAACTTGTCCGGAATGCTAGTAGAAAGTGTAAATGGCCATCACCATCCATGGAGGGagtagcagcagcagcagtgTCTGTAGACATAGTTGAGTTGATTAGAGGATAACAGTAAATTGATGTATATGTATAGTAAAGAATATTATGGTGATACTCTATACTGAATATATTTGTTAGTTAGTTATTAGTTATTTGTGGTTAGTCTCTAAAGGGAATTCTATAGTATTTATAGTTCCCTTCCTCTTTCTAACACACTCTTCAGCGATGAGCTATCCTGGGTCTTTAAGGTGAAGTACCTGAGGATATTAGTAAGTATCTTTTCTACACAGTCTATTTTCTTGGctaataatattatataatattGTGTTGGtattatattaatattatattaGTAATTTATCTTATTCCGTTTTAACCCTCTAGTTCATATTTCTCTAACCGTGGCTATATCTTTGTGCTTGCATTACATTTATCACAACATGTTCGAGGAAAGATGCTTCATTTAAGCAAAGCAGAACGTGAGTATTTTGATGCCGCCTATAGTTTATCCAACGAGGCTATAGAGAAGCTCGTTGAACTTCAGGGCAAGCTAGGTTTGGTAAAAGATGATGACGTGACATATACTGTTACAATTGATCATGGTAAAGGTACATATACATGCAATACAGAAAAAGGGGAGTCTTCATGGTGCAAACATCTTTATATGTACCATAAAATGAGGTTCTTGGTATTTGGAGATAACATGGAGAAGCAAATGGATTTTCCTGTGGAAGACTCCCAGG from Candida albicans SC5314 chromosome R, complete sequence encodes:
- a CDS encoding uncharacterized protein (Ortholog of C. dubliniensis CD36 : Cd36_34310), whose amino-acid sequence is MTQVIEDTYPYLPVYEAVAKESDNDDCQPYFDFITTLKEAKQTDYQSYKYRIDTDFPKIDKLVLRRPTCMPTIPEAVAHLKLLKAFGVLKENVLGCGNDPEKYQIKKWKVFITCAVRRFIIFVSALRDCYSDGSSSRELPFYELQKDASFNETMDSFLPPLDVVMVWHAFLLNPKTFYDVFTREEFIVFAKYPFPLDRLESCIDNESFEYNVSDEYKTNYTNLLKTFTDKANDLKYDVGTFSMHEELVVVYCPQCEVSLSKPIPMTTDRETGFADCQFKAKPQSKNRNIVLHNCYCEDIEELTHDELRKLQLYHDLHNSRPLPNTYKYFSPVLCNPKQSRDPGVASNKVKQAVMKRWSSSKPVYAITKDVDGGLGDYAQSNLICYTVPRGMVIGEDLVGCVLRQEIFTMKMNSMDWLHSPIVLQSVSESLIRYRRFFSMMTDNNLTHMVVPTLDIDLMWHTHQLWMYGYFKDCLSSSCHAVIDHDDKVEAGELDDGFSFASKEYKKRYNEDYSICYCRYCSSHRPEVKLSFWKSSLKSRKKLEREKFSLVTHPLFSLNEGLCHISTHNSIVLPHDAAISRRLESDLPWTKKHFHLQDPANYVVAPSVPAGALIFCKIPM
- a CDS encoding uncharacterized protein (Protein of unknown function; Spider biofilm repressed), producing the protein MSITVTFPKSPSTKKRAPAFGIELEFSQQGSSDGAIEKAALAVPVFSVDNQDFVLIRDLAKYWGYPSSYQLIVKLVKCANIEKSQILKTDKDLNKELFELDLIEEADTKIDLFYISLPLVYSRIENKKVFYVSREPEQPKVSKAPTQEKPASVVAAEEDDDNLDDDEEDEVDEDMDEDNDNSGELSKGYKHMHKDHPKYINDDRVTIGQVFHQYGLDPSTPLTHSLFNSINSMSKLNYYKNFGVSGYRFLPNSKLSYAERELVLNANNYNDMHINEKTESKPKKSFRKPIGKSKKHNLQIDPNSIDLSESVIPGQGFIPDFSIHHLCKVPNYYVTSNHQSLPSSFNTKNLNATSNSSYLFNDNVKIKSKSIQKLVFNSDTDNYHHTKYFYTKTYRGPGSGNYKDGALMNKINKIHLSSNKKPRHKRKVSNNNRYNKSLKGLVHEKFDKNFVEYLLSEQRKYTEDYSNLEILHNSLQFNVLLNTYRGVAQETWNNYYKFKLIDFEQLKALQMEANELEERKLDAARHQQWAEEEKLRQERLRLVFEDERNEFEQLQSEFGQRKKDLEEKLRRRQLEASLSDSFEADSENDDESELAQIQQDFESSANALKTKFEAKRKDLINPAPPPQPIETPQLDLNNKFSLPTVYPEIIRNLPLELRGIVQESKEELPPIKKPIHYVTTYPERPNPEYLTRIEIIKLPNANSVGWDNFKKYKDSDV
- the ARF1 gene encoding Arf1p (ADP-ribosylation factor; probable GTPase involved in intracellular transport; one of several C. albicans ADP-ribosylation factors; N-myristoylprotein; substrate of Nmt1; Spider biofilm induced), giving the protein MGLTISKLFASLLGRREMRILMVGLDAAGKTTILYKLKLGEIVTTIPTIGFNVETVEYKNISFTVWDVGGQDKIRPLWRYYFQNTQGIIFVVDSNDRDRINEAREELQSMLNEDELKDAVLLVLANKQDLPNAMNAAEITEKMGLHSIRNRPWFIQATCATTGDGLYEGLEWLSNQVGK
- the ECI1 gene encoding dodecenoyl-CoA isomerase (Protein similar to S. cerevisiae Eci1p, which is involved in fatty acid oxidation; transposon mutation affects filamentous growth; expression is regulated upon white-opaque switching), with translation MKKKIYINSMSYLYFSLSNSPKVSKLLYTMSDEEADVLYEVRDRTAIITFNIPSKLNALNGEQYLKLGKFMERANEEEGTVMTLIQSTGRFFSAGANFADNGLMDVDPQLLFTHEYWLGKFVARNVWLTNLFNDHKKILVAAVNGPSIGLSTGLLMLVDLVYVHDLSKFYLLAPFANLGLVAEGAASATLFARLGWSKASEALLLAKPISGADCYNVGLINKHYDGKFKSTEEFNQQVYKEVTDAFENLHEDSILQNKQLLKLNRDQYINHANSQEVMRGLGKWLEGVPQTRFVQLANKDVKHKI